In Phoenix dactylifera cultivar Barhee BC4 chromosome 11, palm_55x_up_171113_PBpolish2nd_filt_p, whole genome shotgun sequence, the following are encoded in one genomic region:
- the LOC103703413 gene encoding proteasome subunit alpha type-5-like isoform X1, giving the protein MFLTRTEYDRGVNTFSPEGRLFQVEYAIEAIKLGSTAIGLKTKEGVVLAVEKRVTSPLLEPSSVEKIMEIDEHIGCAMSGLIADARTLVEHARVETQNHSFSYGEPMSVESTTQALCDLALRFGEGDEESMSRPFGVSLLIAGHDENGPSLYYTDPSGTFWQCDAKAIGSGSEGADSSLQEQYNRDISLQEAETIALSILKQVVEEKVTPNNVDIAKVAPTYHLYSPSEVEAVINRL; this is encoded by the exons ATGTTTCTCACGAG GACGGAGTATGACAGAGGCGTCAACACTTTCTCACCGGAGGGAAGGCTGTTTCAGGTCGAATACGCAATCGAGGCGATCAAG TTGGGGTCGACTGCGATCGGTTTGAAGACGAAGGAGGGTGTCGTGCTCGCTGTTGAGAAGCGTGTCACGTCTCCTCTGCTG gAGCCAAGCAGTGTAGAAAAGATCATGGAGATTGATGAACACATAGGTTGTGCTATGAGTGGATTAATTGCTGATGCACGCACTCTTGTTGAACATGCACGAGTTGAAACCCAG AATCACAGTTTCTCATATGGTGAGCCAATGTCAGTCGAGTCTACCACACAAGCTCTCTGCGATCTGGCCCTTAGATTTGGTGAAGGCGATGAAGAATCTATG TCACGTCCTTTTGGGGTGTCTCTCCTAATTGCAGGACATGATGAGAATGGGCCTAGCTT ATACTACACAGACCCATCTGGCACATTTTGGCAGTGCGATGCAAAAGCAATAGGATCTGGTTCAGAAGGAGCTGACAGCTCCTTGCAAGAGCAGTATAACAGG GATATATCCCTTCAGGAAGCTGAAACGATAGCACTCTCAATCCTGAAACAAGTGGTGGAAGAAAAG GTAACACCAAACAATGTTGACATTGCAAAGGTGGCTCCGACTTATCACCTCTATTCTCCTTCTGAGGTCGAAGCTGTCATCAATCGCCTGTAA
- the LOC103703413 gene encoding proteasome subunit alpha type-5-like isoform X2 produces MFLTRTEYDRGVNTFSPEGRLFQVEYAIEAIKEPSSVEKIMEIDEHIGCAMSGLIADARTLVEHARVETQNHSFSYGEPMSVESTTQALCDLALRFGEGDEESMSRPFGVSLLIAGHDENGPSLYYTDPSGTFWQCDAKAIGSGSEGADSSLQEQYNRDISLQEAETIALSILKQVVEEKVTPNNVDIAKVAPTYHLYSPSEVEAVINRL; encoded by the exons ATGTTTCTCACGAG GACGGAGTATGACAGAGGCGTCAACACTTTCTCACCGGAGGGAAGGCTGTTTCAGGTCGAATACGCAATCGAGGCGATCAAG gAGCCAAGCAGTGTAGAAAAGATCATGGAGATTGATGAACACATAGGTTGTGCTATGAGTGGATTAATTGCTGATGCACGCACTCTTGTTGAACATGCACGAGTTGAAACCCAG AATCACAGTTTCTCATATGGTGAGCCAATGTCAGTCGAGTCTACCACACAAGCTCTCTGCGATCTGGCCCTTAGATTTGGTGAAGGCGATGAAGAATCTATG TCACGTCCTTTTGGGGTGTCTCTCCTAATTGCAGGACATGATGAGAATGGGCCTAGCTT ATACTACACAGACCCATCTGGCACATTTTGGCAGTGCGATGCAAAAGCAATAGGATCTGGTTCAGAAGGAGCTGACAGCTCCTTGCAAGAGCAGTATAACAGG GATATATCCCTTCAGGAAGCTGAAACGATAGCACTCTCAATCCTGAAACAAGTGGTGGAAGAAAAG GTAACACCAAACAATGTTGACATTGCAAAGGTGGCTCCGACTTATCACCTCTATTCTCCTTCTGAGGTCGAAGCTGTCATCAATCGCCTGTAA
- the LOC103703328 gene encoding uncharacterized protein LOC103703328 isoform X1 yields MRFLGETIIPEGIYCLPHKNPYSHSSQTEAVEFFQETEMDDFTDPFLSSQTWPDTNTSARSSWAGTAVSQTTSLLAGLSEAYGDAKNPHICAIPSSHIIGNACTEELNLHSHDSTSSIFIHENIKYDIDKNMFPGEKLSLHNLHRQNSQPSLQDNVTQESSFSLLGVIESNSTAGTFGSDVNPSCSVAFPHSSLTMSASIESNGGELSAFTQSLGDAHSISSFPAMWPSSYPGVSSLMGQGRLQTFGFQGLESDNVILRKTCVENGKFAQLEDLPAASLHEHNELHNPIFPSFSGGQQNKLAGGDLQQQERNGLHNLCLPSLASQPQMSSTKTAGIQMCQQLPPSTEGNTCKHHMNHSSSTQSQSTPSTAGGCNEAVKPRVRARRGQATDPHSIAERLRREKIAERMKNLQELVPNSNKTDKASMLDEIIDYVKFLQLQVKVLSMSRLGAAGAVVPLLTDSQTEGCGNLLLSSPSVRLGADLSESQDSLAFEQEVVELMEASVTMAMQYLQSKGLCLMPIALATAISNQKGSSSSAIPPDRRKPDVIHGVICPSNQCIMDNGPTVKQEEAQKPKGNARELKPKA; encoded by the exons ATGAGATTTCTGGGTGAAACAATTATACCTGAAGGAATTTATTGTCTTCCACACAAGAATCCGTATTCTCACTCTTCTCAAACCGAGGCAGTGGAGTTTTTCCAAGAAACTGAAATGGATGATTTCACTGATCCCTTCCTTTCATCACAAACATGGCCAGATACAAATACATCTGCAAGGTCCTCTTGGGCTGGCACTGCTGTATCTCAGACGACTAGCTTACTTGCTGGTTTGTCGGAAGCATATGGAGATGCAAAGAACCCGCACATATGTGCGATACCTTCGAGTCATATTATTGGGAATGCATGCACAGAAGAATTAAATCTTCATAGCCATGATAGCACCTCTTCCATCTTCATTCATGAAaatatcaaatatgatattgatAAGAACATGTTTCCTGGTGAGAAATTATCTCTGCATAACCTACATAGACAAAACTCGCAACCATCTCTCCAGGATAATGTGACACAGGAAAGTAGTTTCTCACTACTGGGGGTTATTGAGAGTAATTCAACAGCAGGAACATTTGGCTCAGATGTGAATCCATCGTGCTCCGTAGCATTTCCTCATAGCTCACTGACCATGTCTGCTTCAATTGAGAGCAACGGCGGTGAATTATCTGCCTTCACACAGTCACTTGGAGATGCTCATTCAATTTCTTCATTTCCAGCAATGTGGCCTTCATCATACCCAGGTGTTTCTTCTTTAATGGGACAGGGGAGACTACAAACATTTGGTTTCCAAGGGTTGGAAAGTGACAATGTTATATTGAGGAAAACATGTGTTGAGAATGGCAAGTTTGCACAGCTGGAAGATTTGCCTGCAGCATCTCTCCAT GAACATAATGAGCTTCACAACcctatttttccttctttcagTGGTGGACAACAGAATAAATTGGCTGGTGGTGATTTGCAACAACAA GAGCGAAATGGGTTACACAACCTTTGTTTGCCCTCTTTGGCTTCTCAGCCGCAAATGTCATCAACTAAAACAGCAGGAATACAGATGTGTCAACAG TTGCCACCATCTACTGAAGGAAATACTTGCAAGCATCACATGAATCATTCTTCTAGTACTCAATCACAATCAACTCCATCTACTGCTGGTGGTTGCAATGAAGCTGTCAAGCCACGTGTGAGGGCACGCCGTGGTCAGGCCACGGATCCGCATAGTATCGCAGAGCGG CTTCGGAGAGAAAAAATTGCAGAAAGAATGAAGAATCTGCAGGAGCTTGTGCCGAATTCAAATAAG ACAGATAAGGCATCAATGCTTGATGAAATCATTGACTATGTCAAGTTCCTTCAGCTGCAAGTCAAA GTTTTAAGCATGAGTCGGTTGGGTGCTGCTGGAGCAGTGGTCCCCCTACTTACAGATTCTCAAACTGAG GGCTGTGGTAATCTGCTCCTATCATCACCATCAGTCAGGCTGGGAGCAGATCTATCTGAGTCGCAGGATAGCTTAGCCTTCGAGCAAGAAGTTGTTGAGCTGATGGAGGCCAGTGTCACCATGGCAATGCAATACCTTCAGAGCAAAGGCCTCTGTCTCATGCCAATTGCTCTTGCCACTGCAATATCTAATCAGAAAGGCTCCTCCTCCAGTGCCATTCCACCGGACAGAAGGAAACCTGATGTGATCCATGGGGTGATCTGCCCAAGCAACCAGTGCATCATGGACAACGGGCCTACTGTTAAACAAGAAGAGGCTCAGAAACCGAAAGGCAATGCAAGGGAGTTGAAACCCAAGGCATGA
- the LOC103703328 gene encoding uncharacterized protein LOC103703328 isoform X2: MRFLGETIIPEGIYCLPHKNPYSHSSQTEAVEFFQETEMDDFTDPFLSSQTWPDTNTSARSSWAGTAVSQTTSLLAGLSEAYGDAKNPHICAIPSSHIIGNACTEELNLHSHDSTSSIFIHENIKYDIDKNMFPGEKLSLHNLHRQNSQPSLQDNVTQESSFSLLGVIESNSTAGTFGSDVNPSCSVAFPHSSLTMSASIESNGGELSAFTQSLGDAHSISSFPAMWPSSYPGVSSLMGQGRLQTFGFQGLESDNVILRKTCVENGKFAQLEDLPAASLHEHNELHNPIFPSFSGGQQNKLAGGDLQQQERNGLHNLCLPSLASQPQMSSTKTAGIQMCQQLPPSTEGNTCKHHMNHSSSTQSQSTPSTAGGCNEAVKPRVRARRGQATDPHSIAERLRREKIAERMKNLQELVPNSNKTDKASMLDEIIDYVKFLQLQVLSMSRLGAAGAVVPLLTDSQTEGCGNLLLSSPSVRLGADLSESQDSLAFEQEVVELMEASVTMAMQYLQSKGLCLMPIALATAISNQKGSSSSAIPPDRRKPDVIHGVICPSNQCIMDNGPTVKQEEAQKPKGNARELKPKA, from the exons ATGAGATTTCTGGGTGAAACAATTATACCTGAAGGAATTTATTGTCTTCCACACAAGAATCCGTATTCTCACTCTTCTCAAACCGAGGCAGTGGAGTTTTTCCAAGAAACTGAAATGGATGATTTCACTGATCCCTTCCTTTCATCACAAACATGGCCAGATACAAATACATCTGCAAGGTCCTCTTGGGCTGGCACTGCTGTATCTCAGACGACTAGCTTACTTGCTGGTTTGTCGGAAGCATATGGAGATGCAAAGAACCCGCACATATGTGCGATACCTTCGAGTCATATTATTGGGAATGCATGCACAGAAGAATTAAATCTTCATAGCCATGATAGCACCTCTTCCATCTTCATTCATGAAaatatcaaatatgatattgatAAGAACATGTTTCCTGGTGAGAAATTATCTCTGCATAACCTACATAGACAAAACTCGCAACCATCTCTCCAGGATAATGTGACACAGGAAAGTAGTTTCTCACTACTGGGGGTTATTGAGAGTAATTCAACAGCAGGAACATTTGGCTCAGATGTGAATCCATCGTGCTCCGTAGCATTTCCTCATAGCTCACTGACCATGTCTGCTTCAATTGAGAGCAACGGCGGTGAATTATCTGCCTTCACACAGTCACTTGGAGATGCTCATTCAATTTCTTCATTTCCAGCAATGTGGCCTTCATCATACCCAGGTGTTTCTTCTTTAATGGGACAGGGGAGACTACAAACATTTGGTTTCCAAGGGTTGGAAAGTGACAATGTTATATTGAGGAAAACATGTGTTGAGAATGGCAAGTTTGCACAGCTGGAAGATTTGCCTGCAGCATCTCTCCAT GAACATAATGAGCTTCACAACcctatttttccttctttcagTGGTGGACAACAGAATAAATTGGCTGGTGGTGATTTGCAACAACAA GAGCGAAATGGGTTACACAACCTTTGTTTGCCCTCTTTGGCTTCTCAGCCGCAAATGTCATCAACTAAAACAGCAGGAATACAGATGTGTCAACAG TTGCCACCATCTACTGAAGGAAATACTTGCAAGCATCACATGAATCATTCTTCTAGTACTCAATCACAATCAACTCCATCTACTGCTGGTGGTTGCAATGAAGCTGTCAAGCCACGTGTGAGGGCACGCCGTGGTCAGGCCACGGATCCGCATAGTATCGCAGAGCGG CTTCGGAGAGAAAAAATTGCAGAAAGAATGAAGAATCTGCAGGAGCTTGTGCCGAATTCAAATAAG ACAGATAAGGCATCAATGCTTGATGAAATCATTGACTATGTCAAGTTCCTTCAGCTGCAA GTTTTAAGCATGAGTCGGTTGGGTGCTGCTGGAGCAGTGGTCCCCCTACTTACAGATTCTCAAACTGAG GGCTGTGGTAATCTGCTCCTATCATCACCATCAGTCAGGCTGGGAGCAGATCTATCTGAGTCGCAGGATAGCTTAGCCTTCGAGCAAGAAGTTGTTGAGCTGATGGAGGCCAGTGTCACCATGGCAATGCAATACCTTCAGAGCAAAGGCCTCTGTCTCATGCCAATTGCTCTTGCCACTGCAATATCTAATCAGAAAGGCTCCTCCTCCAGTGCCATTCCACCGGACAGAAGGAAACCTGATGTGATCCATGGGGTGATCTGCCCAAGCAACCAGTGCATCATGGACAACGGGCCTACTGTTAAACAAGAAGAGGCTCAGAAACCGAAAGGCAATGCAAGGGAGTTGAAACCCAAGGCATGA